The following are encoded together in the Arcticibacterium luteifluviistationis genome:
- a CDS encoding bifunctional folylpolyglutamate synthase/dihydrofolate synthase, which yields MNYQETVQYLYAQLPAFQNEGKKAIKPTLANITAFCSYLGNPQESFKSIHVAGTNGKGSSSHMLASIFQEAGYKTGLYTSPHLKDFRERFRINGDLLSQQSVIDFVQNHQEYISNLKPSFFEVTVAMAFDFFSKENVDIAIIETGLGGRFDSTNIIKPLLSLITNIGFDHTDVLGNTLEKIAFEKAGIIKDGVPVVISERQPETSPVFKELALARNSELCFAQDLYYVHRIENTETTTKYLVEDLANSKRDDFELDLRGSYQKNNLIGLLASIQIIKENNAFYISIENIKEGLRNVVSNTGLKGRWQKLSENPLTICDTGHNGHAFTYLKEYLSSLIPSKVHFILGFAADKNLDSTLGLLPKEANYYFSTFNSPRSKKKNELIKIANYFNIAYALYFADVNEAIRIATEKAKPGDFIYIGGSTYLVAEIENL from the coding sequence ATCACTGCCTTTTGCTCATACTTAGGTAATCCCCAAGAGAGTTTTAAGTCAATTCATGTAGCTGGAACAAACGGAAAAGGAAGTTCGTCGCATATGCTGGCTTCGATATTTCAAGAAGCCGGTTATAAAACTGGACTTTATACATCTCCACATCTTAAAGATTTTAGAGAACGATTTAGAATTAATGGTGACCTGCTTAGTCAGCAAAGCGTCATTGATTTTGTCCAAAATCATCAAGAATATATTTCAAATCTTAAGCCTTCATTTTTTGAAGTAACAGTCGCTATGGCCTTTGATTTCTTTTCAAAGGAAAATGTCGATATTGCTATTATTGAAACAGGGCTAGGTGGACGCTTTGATTCCACTAATATTATTAAACCACTTTTATCACTCATTACAAATATTGGTTTTGACCATACCGATGTTCTTGGTAATACTTTAGAAAAGATAGCATTTGAAAAAGCTGGAATAATTAAGGATGGAGTGCCCGTGGTGATTTCCGAAAGGCAGCCAGAAACAAGCCCCGTTTTTAAGGAACTAGCCTTAGCTAGAAATTCAGAACTCTGTTTTGCTCAAGACCTATATTATGTGCATCGTATAGAGAACACTGAAACAACAACTAAATACCTAGTTGAGGATTTAGCAAACTCAAAGAGGGATGACTTTGAGTTAGATCTACGTGGGAGTTATCAAAAGAATAATCTAATTGGACTTTTAGCATCTATCCAAATCATCAAAGAAAATAATGCTTTTTATATTAGCATTGAAAACATTAAAGAAGGTTTGCGGAATGTCGTTAGCAATACCGGACTAAAAGGTCGCTGGCAAAAATTGTCGGAAAATCCATTGACAATTTGCGATACTGGTCATAACGGTCATGCTTTTACGTATCTAAAGGAGTACTTAAGCTCTTTAATTCCATCTAAAGTTCATTTTATACTTGGTTTTGCAGCTGATAAAAATCTTGATTCTACATTAGGCTTGCTACCAAAAGAAGCAAACTATTACTTTAGCACTTTTAATTCACCACGCTCAAAGAAGAAGAATGAACTAATCAAAATTGCTAATTATTTTAACATTGCATATGCATTGTATTTTGCCGATGTTAATGAAGCTATACGAATTGCCACAGAAAAAGCTAAACCAGGAGATTTCATATATATAGGAGGTAGCACATATTTAGTTGCCGAAATAGAAAATTTATAA